In a single window of the Nitrospirota bacterium genome:
- the purE gene encoding 5-(carboxyamino)imidazole ribonucleotide mutase codes for MKVLILMGSENDLTVMKEAAGVLEELGIPYEMTIGSAHRSPARVRRLAAEAEKRGAGVIIAGAGMAAHLAGAVAACTVLPVIGVPLESSALGGLDALLSTAQMPPGVPVATVAVGKAGARNAGWLAAQILAVEDKKLAGELRRRRRALAQDVERKAKQLEKKQ; via the coding sequence ATGAAAGTGCTCATACTCATGGGCTCGGAGAATGACCTCACGGTGATGAAAGAGGCGGCCGGGGTGCTGGAGGAGCTTGGCATCCCGTATGAGATGACCATCGGCTCGGCCCACCGGAGCCCCGCGAGGGTGCGCCGCCTGGCCGCCGAGGCCGAGAAAAGAGGGGCGGGCGTCATCATCGCCGGGGCGGGGATGGCGGCCCACCTGGCCGGGGCGGTGGCCGCCTGCACGGTGCTGCCGGTCATCGGAGTCCCGCTTGAGTCCTCCGCCCTGGGAGGCCTGGACGCCCTTCTGTCCACCGCGCAGATGCCCCCCGGGGTGCCGGTGGCCACGGTGGCGGTGGGCAAGGCCGGGGCGCGCAACGCGGGCTGGCTTGCCGCTCAGATTCTGGCCGTGGAGGACAAGAAACTGGCCGGCGAACTGCGCAGGAGGCGCAGGGCCCTGGCCCAGGACGTGGAGCGCAAGGCGAAGCAGTTGGAAAAAAAGCAATAG